One Gemmatimonadales bacterium genomic window, CGCCGGTCTTCGCAAGCAGGTCGCGGCGCGATACCAGGACCCCGCTGCCGACGGTTTGACAGCGGAGGAGCAGCTGACCGCGATCTCGACCGTGGTTCGTGAGCTGCAGCGCCACCACGACCGCTGCCTGATGCAGGACGTGCTGCCGGCCCTCGCCGCCGCCGGGATCGAGCTGATCGTCGACTGGAATGCGCTGACGGAGGCGGATCGTGCGCACCTGGCTCGCTATTTCACCGACCAGGTGTTTCCGGTGCTGACGCCGCTCGCCGTCGATCCGGGCCATCCCTTTCCGACCATCTCGAACCTGAGCATCTCGCTGGCCGTCACGCTCCGAGGCCCCGAGGGCGACGAGCACTTTGCCCGCGTCAAGGTGCCCAAGATTCTGCCGCGCTGGGTCCCGCTCCCGGGCGGCACCAGGTTCGTGCCGCTCGAGACCCTGATTTCGGCGCATCTCGAGGCCCTCTTCCCCGGCATCGAGATCCTCGGCGCCTACGCCTTCAGGATTACCCGCAATACCGATCTGGAAATCGATCCTGAAGAGGCCGAGGATCTGCTGTCGCTGATTCAGGAGGAGGTGCGGAACCGGCGCTTTGCCGAGGTGGTTCGGCTCGAAGTGCAGCCGGCCACGCCGCCGTCGCTGCGCAACCTGCTCACTGCCGAGCTGACAGCCGACCAGGACCCCGCCGAACTACCGCTTGGTGAGCATGAGACGTACGAAGTGGCCGGACTGCTCGACGCCGGCGACCTGATGTCGCTGGCCTCGATCGAACGGCCCGAGCTGCGCGACCCGCCCTTCGTACCGGTGACTCAGGCCCGACTCTCAGGCACGCCAAACTTGTTCGACGTGATCCGAGAGGGGGAGGTCTTCGTCCACCATCCCTACGACAGCTTTACCACCTCGGTCGAGCGCTTCCTGCAGCTCGCCACCGAGGACCCCGACGTTCTCGCCATCAAGATGACGCTCTATCGCACCGGGGGCGACTCGCACATCGCGCGAATGCTCGCCAACGCGGCCGAGCGCGGCAAGCAGGTGGCGGTCCTGATCGAGCTGCAGGCACGCTTCGACGAAGAGAACAACATTCAGTGGGCCCAGCGGTTCGAGGACGTCGGCGTTCACGTCAGCTATGGGATTCCGGGCCTCAAAACCCACGCCAAGGTGATCCTGGTGGTCCGGCGCGAGGGCGAGACGATCCGGCGTTACGTTCACATCGGCACCGGCAACTACCAGCCGAAGACGGCGCGCCTGTACACGGATTTCGGCCTGTTCACCGCCGACGCGGCGCTTGGCGCCGATCTGTCGGATCTCTTCAACGTGCTCACCGGATTTGCCGCGCCCGCGGGCTATCGAAAGCTGCTCGTGGCCCCGGGCGGAATGCGCCCGCGACTGATTCAGCTGATCGAACGGGAGGCGCAGCACGCCCGCGCGGGCCGGCCGGCGCGGCTCCTTGCCAAGATGAATGCCCTCAATCACGTCGACGTGATGCGGGCCTTGTACGAGGCGTCACGCGCCGGAGTCCAGATCGACCTGATCATTCGCGGTATCTGTGCGCTCAGGCCCGGCGTACCCGGCGTGAGTGACAACATCCGGGTCATCAGTGTCATCGGTCGATTCCTGGAGCACTCACGGGCCTGGTACTTCGAGAACGGCGGCGAGCCGGACGTCTATATCTCGTCCGCCGACTGGATGCCGAGGAATCTCGATCGCCGGATCGAATCGGCCGCGCCGCTGGGCACAGCGGCGCATCGCGAGACCGTGCGCGAACTGCTCGAATTGATGTGGCGGGACAACCGCCAGGCCTGGGAACTCGCGGCCGATGGCAGCTGGACTCAGCGTCGACCCGATGCCGAGGGGTTAGTTGCTACGCAACAGACGTTGATCGACCGCCATCGCTGATCCCAGGCCAGCGGGCCCTTGTGTCGATCGATCGACCGTGCGGATCCGGCGGACCCACGCACCCAGCACGCCATGCCCTCCGTGGACATTTTGTTTCGGCTGGACGGTAAACGGCCCGCCGACCCCCGTCGTGAAGTATTCGAACAGCTCCCGATTGACCGCAATGACGGCCACCTCGACCGCGCGGGTCCGGTCCGCCGGAATCGCTGCCGCTGGCACGATGGTGTCGATCCTCGCCTCACCAGTAACACCGGCCCACGGCGAGCCAAAGCCCTCGCAGATCGGCGGGTTGGTCAGGCAGTCCGGGCTGGCCCGCACGTTGACGATGTAGCGGAACGCCCCCGCGCTGGGCGACCAGACTGCAGTCAAACCCGTCGAGCCAGGCGGATCTCCGCGAGCATCGAGCGCCGTGATCTCAAAATCGGAAGGTACCGTGGTCGACGCAGTCGCCGTGGGGCGCCCTGGAGCCGTCACCGTGACCCGATACCGCCGACCCGGTTCAACCCTGGCCTCGAACACCATTGCATACGAGGTACCCTGACCCTCGACCGGCGCCGCCGTCGCCACCGTCGTGAGTCCACCATCGGGGCCAACCTCGCTGAGCACAGCGTCGAGCCGCGTAATCGGCAGGCCGTCGGTCTGGTCGACATACACGACCTGATACGACGAGTCGGCCACCAGGACCCCGAAGAGGTGCAGCGAACCGTCGGTCAGGTCCGGAATGTCCGGCGCCGCTGGGTCACCGCAGCCAAGCAGGCATGCGCCCGCCGCCAGCGACGCGGTCAGGCGCGAGAGGAAGCTCATGGCGATGCACCCTTCGAACTCGCAACGGTAATATCGATGCCGAGGACCGGAATCCTGGGCAGCTGACGCCGCGGGAGGTACTCGAGCGTGTTGGCCAGCCCGCCCGGCTGGACCCGATATCCGGTTACGTTGCGGCGACCGGTCAGGTTGATCAGCCCGGCAAACGGCGACACCTGCACGCTGCCGATCCGCCACGATCCCGACACCGTCAGGTCCGCACGGACGTACACCGGGAGCTGCCCCTGGGTGGTCGACCAGATCGGGAAATCCGCATCGGTCCGTCGCCGCACCGTGCCCGTCACCGGATCGAACTCGCTGCCGGTGAACATCCCCTGCTCGGCCCAGAACGGCTGTCCGGTCGCCGCCGCAATCCGGTGCGAGACGGTTCCCCAGCTGCCCAGCCGGAGCTGGAACACCCCGTCGAGGGTGTGGCGCCGGTCCCAGAGCGGTCGGTACTCATCACCCCGATCATCGATGACCGACGAGACGAGCGGTGCATAGGTAACCCACCCGGTGAGCCGACCCGATGGTTTGGCCAGCGACAGCTCGAGACCGGTGACCGTCCCGGCATCGAACCCGAGTCCCTCGAGATCCCGCGTGCCCGAAGGACGCCAGCGAGGCAGCCCGGTCAGCCGGCGATGCACGACCGCGGCTTCGATCTTCCATCCCCGTCCCAGGTTCCTTGCTGCCGCGAGCTCGAAGGCCGTCGCGCGCGCGCGAGGCTCCGCCGAATCAGGCAGCAGCCAGAACGGAACGCCGAGAATCGGTAGCCGGTCGTCGCGAAGCGCAAAAAGCGCCTGCTCGGTACGCGTGACCGACGCGGTCACCTGGCCACCGTCAGGCAATCCCAATCGCATCGCGAGGCGCGGCTCGACACTCCACCGCCTCCCGGTGCTCCACCGGGTCAGTCGCACGCCAGGCGCCACGACCATCGGGCCGATCCGCTGCTCCAGTTCGAGCGAAGAGGACAACTCCACCAGGCGACGGTCGGCCCGGTCATCCAGATACCCGGGCGACGCAGAATCGCCCGCAAGCTTGGCAGACGTCGCGGTCGCCGAGGCATCGAACCGGACCTTGCCGCGTCCGATCGGTCCTCCGACGGCGACGGACGCGCCCCGCATCCGGGTCCGTCCCGCCGTGACCGCGCCGTCGACCCGCAAGGCAGTATCGCCCAAGGCAAGGAGGCTGCGATAGCTGCTGCGCCAGAGGCTCGCCGACGCCTCGACGCCTCGCGGCGGCGTCAGACGCCAGGTCAGCGACGCGACCCGATTGCCCCAGCTCGAGAAGAGCGGCGCTGATCCCTGATCGATGAAGAAAAGATCCTCGACGAACTTGTCGCCCGACCCGTACCCAGTGACGGTGATCTCCTGATGGCGACCGGGCTTGACGCGCACCGTCCCCTGGATGTCCCAGAACCAGTAGGGCATGTCGATGTCGAACGGACCGCTCTCGCCAAACCCGAGATTGGTGCGGCGCCCTGCCAGGAGCCACGACCCGCCCTGACCGATCGGTCCCGAGCCAGCCAGCCGGGACGTCAGCACCGTTGCCCCGCCGGTCAGGCGAGTCCGGTCCGGCCGCGCCGAGCGAACGCTGATCACCGAGCCGAGCGCACCACCGATGCGGGCCGGCAGGGAGCCGCGCAGCACCTGGACTTCATCGACCGCATCCGGGCTGAACGCGCCGAAGAGTCCGAACATATGGTACGGAGCAAGCACCGGCGCGCCGTCGAGCAGAAACAGGGTGTGTTCGGGGGCGCCACCGCGTATCGCCGGGTGGGCGTTGATGTCATTGGCCGCGCCGACACCGGCGGTGGCCTGGAGGGCACGAAGCACGTCCGGCTCGAAGGCCGGCGGCACCGAGCGGAGTTCTTCGCGCGACATCCGGGTAAACCCGGTGGCCAGCGCCCCGGCGAGGTCGCCGGGAGGAGCGAGCGTCGAAACCCGCGGTGACCGTGGTGCAACGACCACGTCCAGGGTCGGTAGATCCCGCGGGCGTGGCACCAACCGGACGGAGATCCTCTGGACCCCGCTGCCGCGCGAGATCACAGTATCGAGTGAGACATAGCCGAGTCGCTGGACCTGAAGCCGATAGGGGCCAGGATCGAGCCCGCGAAAGGTGACCCGCCCGCCGGCCGAGGTGCGGACCTGCCCGCCAAGCGTCAGCGTCGCCAGATCGAGCGGACCGCCGTCGTCACCCAGGACCGTGACCTCGAGGCGGGCGCGGTCAGCCTCCCCGCGCGGCGTCAGGCCGATCTCGATTCGCGTCGTAGCGCCGGCTGCCACGTCCACCCGCAGGGTCACTACCGAGTAGCCGTCCGCAGCAATCGACACCTGCCAGCGGCCGGCCGGGATCTCCCGGAAAGAGAACCGCCCGGCCGGGTCCGTCTCGACCCGGCGTTGGAGGGAGTCGACCGTGACGACCGCGCCGGCAATCGGGAGTCCGGCGTCGCTGCGCACCGTGCCGTCGATACCCCCGGTGGCAAGCTGGACCAGCCCGAGGAGCGCGAGCATGAGCACCGCCTAACGGCCCAGCTCGAGCACGAGGCGACTCCCGGTCGTCCCGGTTGCCTCGGCGCGAAGCCGCGCGCCATCGGATACGATGACGGTGACCCCGCCCAGCGAGATCCGCCCCACCATCCCTTTGGGAACCCCAACTTCGACGACACCGCCGGCCAGGTCCGTCACACTGACGCCGTCACCCGCCACCCGAAAGCGGGCCTGAGCTGCCGCGCCGCGTCCTCGCACCGCCAGCTCGACCCCGTCAGTGATCGAGACGTCGAGCCGGAAGGGGCCCCCTGCCGTCAGGCGGACCTCGGCCAGCCCGGACGCCGGTACCACAGCCACCCCGACCGGCGGAGGCTCGCGCTGAACCGCGGACGGCGACGGCTCGCCTCCATCAGCCGATCGGCCCTCGCGGAGCACAACCTGCGCAGCAAGAGCAGCGACGAGTAGCACCGACCCGGCCAGCAGGATG contains:
- the ppk1 gene encoding polyphosphate kinase 1, translated to MPIPADTPSVDLRHPALYINRELSWLEFNRRVLHEAEDPRTPLLERLKFLAIFASNLDEFFQVRVAGLRKQVAARYQDPAADGLTAEEQLTAISTVVRELQRHHDRCLMQDVLPALAAAGIELIVDWNALTEADRAHLARYFTDQVFPVLTPLAVDPGHPFPTISNLSISLAVTLRGPEGDEHFARVKVPKILPRWVPLPGGTRFVPLETLISAHLEALFPGIEILGAYAFRITRNTDLEIDPEEAEDLLSLIQEEVRNRRFAEVVRLEVQPATPPSLRNLLTAELTADQDPAELPLGEHETYEVAGLLDAGDLMSLASIERPELRDPPFVPVTQARLSGTPNLFDVIREGEVFVHHPYDSFTTSVERFLQLATEDPDVLAIKMTLYRTGGDSHIARMLANAAERGKQVAVLIELQARFDEENNIQWAQRFEDVGVHVSYGIPGLKTHAKVILVVRREGETIRRYVHIGTGNYQPKTARLYTDFGLFTADAALGADLSDLFNVLTGFAAPAGYRKLLVAPGGMRPRLIQLIEREAQHARAGRPARLLAKMNALNHVDVMRALYEASRAGVQIDLIIRGICALRPGVPGVSDNIRVISVIGRFLEHSRAWYFENGGEPDVYISSADWMPRNLDRRIESAAPLGTAAHRETVRELLELMWRDNRQAWELAADGSWTQRRPDAEGLVATQQTLIDRHR
- a CDS encoding DUF4249 family protein, giving the protein MSFLSRLTASLAAGACLLGCGDPAAPDIPDLTDGSLHLFGVLVADSSYQVVYVDQTDGLPITRLDAVLSEVGPDGGLTTVATAAPVEGQGTSYAMVFEARVEPGRRYRVTVTAPGRPTATASTTVPSDFEITALDARGDPPGSTGLTAVWSPSAGAFRYIVNVRASPDCLTNPPICEGFGSPWAGVTGEARIDTIVPAAAIPADRTRAVEVAVIAVNRELFEYFTTGVGGPFTVQPKQNVHGGHGVLGAWVRRIRTVDRSTQGPAGLGSAMAVDQRLLRSN
- a CDS encoding TonB-dependent receptor, translating into MLALLGLVQLATGGIDGTVRSDAGLPIAGAVVTVDSLQRRVETDPAGRFSFREIPAGRWQVSIAADGYSVVTLRVDVAAGATTRIEIGLTPRGEADRARLEVTVLGDDGGPLDLATLTLGGQVRTSAGGRVTFRGLDPGPYRLQVQRLGYVSLDTVISRGSGVQRISVRLVPRPRDLPTLDVVVAPRSPRVSTLAPPGDLAGALATGFTRMSREELRSVPPAFEPDVLRALQATAGVGAANDINAHPAIRGGAPEHTLFLLDGAPVLAPYHMFGLFGAFSPDAVDEVQVLRGSLPARIGGALGSVISVRSARPDRTRLTGGATVLTSRLAGSGPIGQGGSWLLAGRRTNLGFGESGPFDIDMPYWFWDIQGTVRVKPGRHQEITVTGYGSGDKFVEDLFFIDQGSAPLFSSWGNRVASLTWRLTPPRGVEASASLWRSSYRSLLALGDTALRVDGAVTAGRTRMRGASVAVGGPIGRGKVRFDASATATSAKLAGDSASPGYLDDRADRRLVELSSSLELEQRIGPMVVAPGVRLTRWSTGRRWSVEPRLAMRLGLPDGGQVTASVTRTEQALFALRDDRLPILGVPFWLLPDSAEPRARATAFELAAARNLGRGWKIEAAVVHRRLTGLPRWRPSGTRDLEGLGFDAGTVTGLELSLAKPSGRLTGWVTYAPLVSSVIDDRGDEYRPLWDRRHTLDGVFQLRLGSWGTVSHRIAAATGQPFWAEQGMFTGSEFDPVTGTVRRRTDADFPIWSTTQGQLPVYVRADLTVSGSWRIGSVQVSPFAGLINLTGRRNVTGYRVQPGGLANTLEYLPRRQLPRIPVLGIDITVASSKGASP